In Trichocoleus desertorum ATA4-8-CV12, a genomic segment contains:
- a CDS encoding protein-glutamate O-methyltransferase CheR, whose protein sequence is MTRQDLQSEDGLKGNQLPRETEEAKSFEELLDYLWQNHEFDFSGYKRPSLMRRTQLRMSAVQVESYSAYLNYLKKHPKEFIDLFKSIEINVTDFFRDAFVWDYVKTVVIPRMISSKPPNGLIKVWSAGCASGEEAYTVAILLAEALGIEEFKQRVRIYATDVDQEAVVQARRGRYSESQVLGVPANFLAKYFERTDDSYVFRQDLRRSIVFVQRNLILNSPFSQIDLLLCRNTLFYLNIEGQIRALVRFHFGLENGGLLVLGQSELPTLCIENVLFTPVSLQHRVFAKVLKPNLVKLLPRAFRKRRCQG, encoded by the coding sequence ATGACACGTCAAGATTTACAGTCAGAGGATGGATTGAAGGGTAATCAGTTGCCCCGTGAAACTGAGGAGGCAAAAAGTTTTGAAGAGTTGCTGGATTACCTGTGGCAAAATCACGAGTTTGACTTCTCGGGCTACAAGCGTCCTAGTTTGATGCGTCGAACTCAACTACGGATGTCGGCAGTGCAAGTTGAAAGCTATAGCGCCTACCTTAACTACCTCAAAAAGCATCCCAAGGAGTTTATTGATCTCTTTAAGTCGATTGAGATCAACGTCACGGATTTCTTTAGAGATGCTTTCGTTTGGGATTATGTAAAAACTGTAGTCATTCCCCGCATGATTAGCAGCAAACCACCTAATGGGCTGATTAAGGTTTGGAGTGCTGGGTGTGCTTCGGGAGAGGAAGCTTATACGGTGGCAATTCTGCTAGCTGAAGCTTTAGGGATAGAAGAGTTTAAGCAGCGAGTTCGTATCTATGCCACCGATGTTGATCAAGAAGCGGTGGTTCAAGCTCGTCGAGGTAGGTATTCAGAATCGCAGGTTCTGGGTGTGCCTGCTAATTTCTTAGCAAAATACTTTGAACGAACTGATGATAGTTATGTGTTTCGCCAAGACTTACGCCGTTCTATTGTTTTTGTCCAACGCAACTTGATCCTCAATTCTCCTTTTTCTCAGATTGACTTGTTGCTGTGCCGCAATACTTTGTTTTATCTAAATATTGAAGGTCAAATTCGAGCCTTGGTCCGCTTCCACTTCGGGCTAGAAAATGGTGGTTTGCTGGTACTGGGTCAGTCTGAACTACCGACCCTATGTATTGAGAATGTGCTCTTCACTCCGGTTAGTTTGCAGCATCGAGTGTTTGCTAAAGTGCTAAAGCCTAACTTGGTGAAACTGCTACCTAGAGCATTCCGAAAGCGCCGCTGCCAAGGTTGA